Proteins from a single region of Dictyostelium discoideum AX4 chromosome 5 chromosome, whole genome shotgun sequence:
- the CYP514A1 gene encoding cytochrome P450 family protein, which yields MNTIFTIILTITILVLSLILKDLLFEGRIKKINKLIPGPSTIPVFGNLLQINAKDFPKSVNDFYERYGKVFRLRLGSVEIVVLTGPEVIDECFNKKHREIFKERYIKFSRFFGKDYNIISSNGDYHYVLRGILTSEITTRKLNNGRLESNKFILEMFSNLCKDNKETLVKNTPNQIRILAVKLILNFTLGIEENDETILIIVEKIKCIFEAAGLLIYSDYLPFLFPLDIKSMSKNDIISSYFFLKDFIGIKLDAIKIKYEKENELKNETTDETSSKLNNIPIIENYYKNYLDGSIHYDSILFSISDIIFAAVDSTSNGFSLLIGQLINKPEIQDKIYEEIMRNDENNNTNNISFADHTKYPYIISVMNESYRYNSSVPITEPNKTTEDVEVNGYKIAKGTMIIKNLRGTHLSKEFWGEDALEFKPERFKNQPLYQKGLFHFGAGPRGCPGGRFTESLTFTFLVIMLKNFKIVNPTDIPIDVEGEVGLAMQCKPFDALFIKHTNRNDFSKINKGLNQQCFTSSSQFPTCYQTEFFEFGFNGNFQLNDGIDCSSGVQQLSFFEKGFVFRVDHFLFEF from the exons atgaatacaatatttacaattattttaacaattacaatattagtattatcattaatattaaaa gatttattatttgaaggtaggattaaaaaaattaataaattaatacctGGTCCTTCTACAATTCCAgtttttggtaatttattacaaattaACGCAAAAGATTTCCCAAAAAGTGTAAATGATTTCTATGAAAGATATGGCAAAGTTTTTAGATTAAGATTGGGTAgtgttgaaattgttgttCTAACAGGGCCTGAAGTTATTGATgaatgttttaataaaaaacatagAGAAATTTTCAAAGAAAGATATATTAAATTCTCAAGATTTTTTGGTAAAGATTATAACATTATTTCTTCAAATGGTGATTATCATTATGTTCTAAGAGGAATTCTTACAAGTGAAATTACAACAAGAAAGTTAAATAATGGCAGATtagaatcaaataaatttattttagaaaTGTTTAGTAATCTTtgtaaagataataaagaaaCTCTTGTTAAAAATACACCAAATCAAATTAGGATTCTTGctgttaaattaatattaaatttcacATTAGGAATTGAAGAGAATGATGAAACCATTCTAATCATTGTAGAAAAGATTAAATGCATTTTTGAAGCTGCtggattattaatttactctgattatttaccatttttatttccattagATATAAAATCAATGTCAAAGAATGATATTATTTCTagttacttttttttaaaagattttatagGTATAAAACTTGAtgctattaaaattaaatatgaaaaagaaaatgaattgaaaaatgaaaCTACTGATGAAACATCTTCAAAACTAAACAATATTCCAATTATTgagaattattataaaaattatttagatgGTTCAATTCATTATGATTCAATCTTGTTTTCAATTTCTGATATTATTTTTGCAGCAGTTGATTCAACATCCAATGGGTTTAGTCTTTTAATTggtcaattaattaataaacctGAAATTCAAGATAAAATATATGAAGAAATCATGagaaatgatgaaaataataatacaaataatatatcaTTTGCTGATCATACAAAATATCCATATATTATTTCTGTAATGAATG AATCATATAGATATAATTCTTCAGTACCAATAACTGAACCGAATAAAACAACAGAAGATGTTGAAGTAAATGGATATAAAATTGCAAAAGGTACaatgataattaaaaatcttCGTGGTACACATTTATCAAAAGAGTTTTGGGGTGAAGATGCTTTAGAATTTAAACCagaaagatttaaaaatcaacCTTTATATCAAAAAGGACTTTTTCATTTTGGTGCAG gACCTAGAGGTTGTCCAGGAGGAAGATTTACAGAATCTTTGACTTTTACATTTTTGGTGATAAtgttaaagaattttaaaatagtcAATCCAACTGATATTCCAATTGATGTTGAAGGAGAAGTTGGTTTGGCAATGCAATGTAAACCTTTTGATGCCTTATTCATAAAAc ataCAAATAGAAATGACTTTTCAAAGATTAATAAAGGTTTAAATCAACAATGTTTCACATCAAGTAGTCAATTTCCAACATGTTATCAAActgaattttttgaatttggttTCAATGGTAATTTTCAACTCAATGATGGTATTGATTGTAGCAGTGGTGTCCAACAATTATCATTCTTTGAAAAGGGTTTCGTTTTTAGAGttgatcattttttatttgaattttaa